In the Leptotrichia sp. oral taxon 223 genome, TGAGAGTAGATTTTTTTGCATATACGCTTTCATTTTTCTGGCTTGGAACAATGTGGGTAAATCTGCATAATGAATGGCATAAAATAAAATATATTACACCGTCAATTGTCTGGGTAAATGTAGTAATACTTTTCTTTTCTTCATTTTTTCCATATGTAACTTCTTTTGTCACTTCATATTATAACAGTAGTGTAGCACAAGGATTTTATGGGATAATAGTTCTAGCTGTTACATTCTGCAATATAATTTCGTTGTATCTGATAGAAAAGGTGAATAAACATGATAAAGAATTGCGGGAATCATTAAAAATAATGATAAGATGGATAAAAGTTGATATAAGTATAAAAATAATTGGGTTAATAATATCGTGTATATTTTATCCGCCAGCAATGATGATAAGTGTTTATATTACTTTATTTGGAATTGCATTTCCGGAACAGTATAAGGCAATAAAAAGAAGAAGGGATTAATAGGAGTAGTAAATCTAATACTGATCATGAAAATGTAAAGCATTGGCATGGAGCAACGAAAGACAGCTGGTTTTCACATATTGCCATTACAGCTGGAGATGCAGAGTGGTTTGAAGAAGTTTCAGATGAAGAATATGAAAAACTGAAAATTGAATTTTCTACTGATTTATGATACAATTGTACTATTATTATAAAATCATGGAATGGAGTTTGATTATGAATAAGGAAAGACTTGCAGCTTTTATGGATGCCGTACTTGCAATTATTATGACAATTCTCATATTAGAGCTAAAAAAGCCTGAAACAGCAACTTTAAAAGCCCTTTGGAATTTAAGAGTAAATTTTTTTGCATATACGATTTCATTTTTCTGGCTTGGAACAATGTGGATAAATATGCATAATGAATGGCATAAAATAAAATACATTACACCGGCAGTTGTCTGGGCAAACGTAGTTTTACTGTTTTTTTCTTCGTTTTTTCCTTATGTGACTTCTTTTGTCACTTCATATTACAACAGTAGTGTAGCACAAGGATTTTATGGGATAATAGTTCTGGCTGTTACATTTTGTAATATAATTTCTGGGCATTTGATAGGAAAAGCAAATAGAAACGATGAGAAACTACAGGAATCATTAAAAATAAGGATGAGATGGTTAAGTATTGATACAATTATAAAAATTATAGGGTTAATAATATCGTGCACCTTTTATCCGCCTGCAATGATGACAAGTGTTTATATTACTTTACTTGGAATTGTACTTCCCGCACAATATAAGGCGGCAAAAAGGAGAAGGGAAAAATAGAAATATGAAATTTTTTCAGCTTATTCCTAGTGGACAGTTTGGCTTAGAAAATGTAGCAGAAGAGTTTGGGATAAGTGGAAGGACTCTTCAAAGAAATCTGTCGGCAGAAAATACCAGTTTTAATCAGCTGGTGAAAGATATTCAGAAAATAATGACTTTCAACTATTTGGAAGCAGAGGAACTTTCAATTGATGAAATAGCCTATCTGGTTGGATACACAGAGATTTCGTCCTTCTATCGAGCATTCAAAAATTGGACAGGGAAAACAGTTTCGCAGTATCAAAAAGAGAAGTAATAGATATTAAAATGCGTCAGAAAACCGACGTATTTTTTTTGTCGTATTTTTGACGGAATTATGGTATAATTTTTTCAGGAGGATTTAAAGGTATGAAAGAAAATAGAGAATTAGAATTAAAATTAACGATAACAAATACTTTTTTAAAAACAGTGAGTGCTTTTGCTAATTATGGTTCAGGTAGAATAATTTTTGGAATTGATGATAATGGAAAAATTGTAGGGATAGATGATTTGGATGAGACATGCTTAAATCTTGAAAATAAAATAAATGATAATATTGTACCAAAACCTAATTTTAGTTTTATAAAAAATAATAGGGATAAAACTATAACACTTGTAGTTAAAGAGGGACTTGATAAACCGTATTTATACAAAGGAAAAGCCTATAAAAGAAATGATACATCAACTATTGAAGTTGACAGATTAGAATTGAATAGACTTACTTTGGAAGGAATGAACAGATATTTTGAAGAATTACGATCAAATGACCAAGATTTAAAATTTGAAGTATTGAAAAAAGAATTAAAGGAAAAACTTGCAATTGAAAATTTTTCTATTGATTTACTTAAAACATTGAATTTATATGATGATAAAGAAG is a window encoding:
- a CDS encoding TMEM175 family protein, producing the protein MNKERLAAFMDAVLAIIMTILILELKKPETATLKALWNLRVDFFAYTLSFFWLGTMWVNLHNEWHKIKYITPSIVWVNVVILFFSSFFPYVTSFVTSYYNSSVAQGFYGIIVLAVTFCNIISLYLIEKVNKHDKELRESLKIMIRWIKVDISIKIIGLIISCIFYPPAMMISVYITLFGIAFPEQYKAIKRRRD
- a CDS encoding TMEM175 family protein, with amino-acid sequence MNKERLAAFMDAVLAIIMTILILELKKPETATLKALWNLRVNFFAYTISFFWLGTMWINMHNEWHKIKYITPAVVWANVVLLFFSSFFPYVTSFVTSYYNSSVAQGFYGIIVLAVTFCNIISGHLIGKANRNDEKLQESLKIRMRWLSIDTIIKIIGLIISCTFYPPAMMTSVYITLLGIVLPAQYKAAKRRREK
- a CDS encoding AraC family transcriptional regulator encodes the protein MKFFQLIPSGQFGLENVAEEFGISGRTLQRNLSAENTSFNQLVKDIQKIMTFNYLEAEELSIDEIAYLVGYTEISSFYRAFKNWTGKTVSQYQKEK